In Streptomyces dangxiongensis, one DNA window encodes the following:
- a CDS encoding non-ribosomal peptide synthetase yields the protein MTTGDSGHPLSFAQEQLWFLDQLRSGASTEYLMCEAFRIRGPLDTQVLEAAFTEISARHEILRTRYGTAGGAGAQFVDEPGPVRLARVDLTGAAPADREPHLRELHAAELRTPIDLREQAPWRLTLVRFAEDEAVLLVTVHHIAFDGWSWGVLARELHELCTAFAAGRPSPLEPVPVQYADFAQWQRDTWAATPGRAGQRRGYWRERLAGLEPLELPADRRRPAHWDPAGDSVPFTVPAGLAQRLAVLGRDAGATPFMVHLAAFQLLLARWSGRTDVAVGVSVSDRNEVELEPLIGMFLNTVVLRTDLSGRRSFLDLLALVRETTLDAYEHQDVPFGWVVADLAPERDPSRNPVFQVGFALHNAERRPLRLPGLDVAKVESATEHSAFDLSLHLSELPDGSMAAQLIFPTALFDRARVERMAASLLRLLTSIAEHPDTAVHALETVPDAERAAFARWNRTETQRPRQSLAELFFAQALATPDAVAVVSGARETGYADLADRVRRLAGLLRSRGVGPESPVGVALHRGTDLVATVLAVLTAGGVYVPLAPEHPTERLAHLVADAEVALLVTEEALHGRLPAHPNTLVLDAVRPEEYEGAPALEPVGAVGTEATYVMYTSGSTGSPKGVVVPEAAIRNRVLWPVERFGLGPGDRVLQKTTIGFDAALWEFLSPLMCGATVVTGPRDAHRDPAVMVRAVADHRVTVLQGVPSMLRLLLDEPALADCASLRLVCSAGEPLPAELSARLRRTLDAEVVNTYGPTECAVDATAWRFDEDEPGDLVPIGLPLPNVRTYVVDAEDRQVPVGVTGELYVGGIGLARGYAGRGDLTADRFVPDPDATVPGARRYRTGDLVRRRADGALEYVGRVDDQVKIGGVRIEPGEIEVLLAAHPSVAAAVVAAHRSDAGDARLTAYAVPVAGERIDPEALRVHLAATLPEAMLPSAFVQLAELPLTPNGKVDRRRLPDAAGPERPAAAVPEAPRTDAERTVAELMADVLGVEQVGVEDDFFLLGGYSLLAIKLVLRLRRAFGVELTVGELFHARTVAALAARVTEAGAGSEPAPDTDPDAVRPAGRDRPLPLSFGQQRMWFLDQLEPGTHEYVVPLALRLAGPLDTVALRHALDALSERHEVLRTRYRSEGGEPVQVVDPAGPVAFTLTDLAGAPDAETRARGLVEELARRPFDLADGHPLRATLIRTAPEDHLLVLTLHHIAFDAWSTNVYLRDLDLSYRAFAAGEPSPHAPQPVHYADFAVWQREQQRAGRLDHQLAYWRDRLDGLTPVELPTDRVRSAVRDARGGNVVVEVAPEIGRAVTELAGRHGATPFMVMLAAFQVLLRRWTGRDDLAVGTPVAGRTRQETEDMVGFFTNNLVIRSDLGGNPAFTELLQQVRGTVLDAFAHQDVPFEHLVDALRPERDLSRNPLFQIMFEHQHLAGVPDRLGAVAVEPVRAGLEIAKFDLTVTVKERGGRMYCWFEYATALFDRETVERLAGHYLTLIGSVTAAPGARISELDMLTEDERHRALTAWADPQSGRTALLDPVEEHGLCVPELFARQVRRAPDAIAVIFGDQQVSYAELDARADRFAARLRSLGVTAETVVGSCLERGVEAVVVLLAVLKAGGVYVPFDPQHPAERLDLMLTDAGPELVVTTRAFTGRLTGAHRIVLADADADAYADARDEPGTAPGGPEPVPPRPENLAYVIYTSGSTGRPKGVMIEHRSYAHHCRVIADAYGIVPGERVALLSALTFDVAMDQIAATLVAGATVVVADPVFWTPAELPARLAEHGVTVLEITPSYYRAVLESPDLHLLHSLKLMNVGSDVVTGLDARRWAETGLPARFLCNYGPTEATVTCLLHPVPQAPAEGDADGALPLGRPVPGTRAHILDADLRPVPVGVPGELYLGGVRLARGYHRRPDLTAERFVPDPFAAEPGRRLYRTGDLARHRPDGTIEFLGRIDHQVKVRGLRIELGEIEAALARHPALQEAVVTAPQTAPGERRLAAYLVARPGSPMPDVAELRGHLRALLPEYMIPSAWVPLDAFPLTASKKIDRKALPDASTALAGGARDHVAPRDPAEEAVAAIWSEVLGVERIGVQDDFFALGGHSLLATRVLARLRETFAVELPLRLLFEATTVARLSEAVSEAVEAEITALTDHEVAGLLAEEGLR from the coding sequence ATGACCACCGGTGACAGCGGCCACCCGCTCTCGTTCGCCCAGGAACAGCTTTGGTTCCTGGACCAGCTCCGTTCCGGCGCCTCCACCGAGTACCTGATGTGCGAGGCGTTCCGGATCCGCGGCCCGCTCGACACGCAGGTGCTGGAGGCGGCGTTCACCGAGATCTCGGCGCGGCACGAGATTCTGCGGACCCGCTACGGCACCGCGGGAGGCGCCGGTGCGCAGTTCGTGGACGAGCCCGGTCCCGTCCGGCTCGCCCGGGTGGACCTGACCGGCGCGGCGCCCGCGGACCGCGAGCCGCACCTGCGCGAGCTGCACGCGGCCGAGCTGCGCACGCCGATCGACCTCCGCGAGCAGGCACCCTGGCGACTGACCCTGGTCCGGTTCGCCGAGGACGAGGCCGTCCTGCTGGTGACGGTCCACCACATCGCCTTCGACGGCTGGTCCTGGGGCGTCCTCGCCCGGGAGCTGCACGAACTCTGCACCGCGTTCGCGGCCGGCCGGCCGTCGCCGCTCGAACCGGTACCGGTGCAGTACGCGGACTTCGCGCAGTGGCAGCGCGACACCTGGGCGGCCACCCCCGGGCGGGCCGGGCAGCGGCGTGGCTACTGGCGGGAGCGGCTGGCGGGCCTGGAACCACTGGAGCTGCCCGCCGACCGCCGGCGCCCGGCGCACTGGGACCCGGCCGGGGACAGCGTCCCGTTCACGGTGCCGGCGGGGCTGGCCCAGCGGCTGGCCGTGCTCGGCCGGGACGCGGGTGCGACCCCGTTCATGGTGCACCTGGCCGCGTTCCAGTTGCTGCTCGCGCGCTGGTCCGGCCGGACCGACGTGGCGGTCGGCGTGTCGGTCTCGGACCGCAACGAGGTCGAGCTGGAGCCGCTGATCGGCATGTTCCTCAACACCGTGGTGCTGCGGACCGACCTGTCCGGCCGGCGCTCGTTCCTCGACCTCCTGGCGCTCGTCCGGGAGACCACCCTGGACGCCTACGAACACCAGGACGTGCCGTTCGGCTGGGTGGTCGCCGACCTCGCGCCCGAGCGGGACCCTTCCCGCAACCCGGTCTTCCAGGTCGGCTTCGCGCTGCACAACGCCGAGCGCCGCCCGCTGCGGCTGCCCGGACTCGACGTCGCGAAGGTCGAGTCGGCCACCGAACACTCCGCCTTCGACCTGTCGCTGCACCTTTCCGAACTCCCTGACGGCTCGATGGCGGCCCAACTGATCTTCCCCACCGCGCTGTTCGACCGCGCGCGGGTCGAGCGGATGGCGGCGAGCCTGCTGCGGCTGCTCACGAGCATCGCCGAGCACCCGGACACCGCCGTGCACGCGCTGGAGACCGTCCCCGACGCGGAGCGGGCGGCCTTCGCGCGCTGGAACCGCACCGAGACGCAGCGCCCGCGGCAGTCGCTCGCCGAACTGTTCTTCGCCCAGGCCCTGGCCACCCCGGACGCGGTGGCCGTGGTGTCCGGCGCGCGGGAGACCGGCTACGCCGACCTCGCCGACCGGGTGCGGCGTCTCGCCGGGCTGCTGCGTTCGCGCGGCGTCGGCCCGGAGAGCCCGGTGGGCGTCGCGCTGCACCGCGGCACCGACCTGGTCGCCACCGTCCTCGCGGTGCTCACCGCGGGCGGGGTGTACGTGCCGCTGGCCCCGGAACACCCGACGGAGCGGCTGGCCCACCTGGTCGCCGACGCGGAAGTGGCCCTGCTGGTCACCGAGGAGGCGCTTCACGGGCGGCTGCCGGCCCATCCGAACACCCTCGTCCTCGACGCCGTCCGGCCGGAGGAGTACGAGGGGGCGCCGGCCCTCGAACCGGTGGGCGCGGTCGGTACGGAGGCCACGTACGTGATGTACACCTCCGGTTCGACGGGCTCGCCCAAGGGCGTCGTCGTACCGGAAGCCGCGATCCGCAACCGCGTGCTCTGGCCGGTGGAGCGCTTCGGCCTGGGCCCCGGCGACCGGGTGCTGCAGAAGACCACCATCGGTTTCGACGCCGCCCTGTGGGAGTTCCTCTCCCCGCTGATGTGCGGCGCCACAGTGGTGACAGGCCCGCGGGACGCCCACCGCGACCCGGCGGTGATGGTCCGCGCCGTGGCGGACCACCGGGTCACCGTGCTGCAGGGCGTGCCCTCGATGCTGCGCCTGCTGCTGGACGAGCCGGCCCTGGCCGACTGCGCCTCGCTGCGCCTCGTCTGCTCGGCGGGCGAGCCGCTGCCCGCCGAACTGTCCGCCCGACTGCGCCGCACGCTCGACGCCGAGGTGGTCAACACCTACGGCCCCACCGAGTGCGCCGTGGACGCCACCGCCTGGCGCTTCGACGAGGACGAGCCCGGCGACCTGGTACCGATCGGCCTGCCGCTGCCCAACGTACGCACCTACGTGGTGGACGCCGAGGACCGGCAGGTGCCCGTCGGGGTGACCGGTGAGCTGTACGTCGGCGGCATCGGGCTCGCCCGCGGGTACGCCGGCCGGGGCGACCTCACCGCGGACCGGTTCGTCCCCGACCCGGACGCGACCGTGCCCGGCGCGCGCCGCTACCGCACCGGAGACCTGGTGCGGCGCCGCGCGGACGGCGCGCTGGAGTACGTCGGACGCGTCGACGACCAGGTCAAGATCGGCGGAGTGCGGATCGAGCCCGGCGAGATCGAGGTCCTGCTGGCGGCCCACCCGTCGGTGGCCGCCGCCGTGGTGGCCGCGCACCGGTCCGACGCCGGCGACGCGCGGCTGACCGCGTACGCGGTGCCCGTCGCGGGCGAGCGGATCGATCCGGAGGCGCTGCGCGTCCACCTGGCTGCCACGCTGCCGGAGGCGATGCTGCCGTCCGCCTTCGTCCAGCTCGCCGAGCTGCCGCTGACACCGAACGGAAAGGTGGACCGCCGCCGGCTGCCGGACGCCGCCGGACCCGAGCGGCCCGCCGCGGCCGTTCCGGAGGCCCCGCGCACCGACGCCGAGCGGACCGTCGCCGAGCTGATGGCCGACGTCCTCGGCGTCGAACAGGTGGGCGTGGAGGACGACTTCTTCCTGCTCGGCGGCTACTCCCTGCTCGCGATCAAGCTCGTGCTGCGGCTGCGGCGCGCCTTCGGTGTCGAACTGACCGTCGGCGAGCTGTTCCACGCGCGGACCGTCGCCGCGCTGGCCGCCCGGGTCACCGAGGCCGGCGCCGGCTCGGAACCCGCCCCGGACACCGATCCGGACGCCGTCCGGCCCGCGGGCCGGGACCGCCCGCTGCCGCTCTCCTTCGGCCAGCAGCGGATGTGGTTCCTCGACCAGTTGGAGCCCGGTACCCACGAGTACGTCGTACCGCTGGCGCTGCGGCTGGCCGGACCGCTCGACACCGTGGCGCTGCGCCACGCGCTGGACGCGCTGTCCGAACGGCACGAGGTACTGCGGACCAGGTACCGCTCCGAGGGCGGCGAGCCCGTCCAGGTCGTCGACCCGGCCGGCCCGGTGGCCTTCACCCTGACCGACCTGGCGGGCGCCCCCGACGCCGAGACCCGGGCCCGGGGCCTGGTCGAGGAGCTGGCCCGCCGGCCGTTCGACCTCGCGGACGGCCATCCGCTGCGGGCCACCCTGATCCGCACCGCCCCCGAGGACCACCTCCTCGTCCTGACCCTGCACCACATCGCCTTCGACGCCTGGTCGACCAACGTCTACCTGCGCGACCTGGACCTCTCCTACCGGGCCTTCGCCGCGGGCGAGCCGTCGCCGCACGCCCCGCAGCCGGTCCACTACGCGGACTTCGCGGTGTGGCAGCGCGAGCAGCAGCGGGCCGGCCGGCTGGACCACCAGCTCGCCTACTGGCGCGACCGCCTGGACGGCCTCACCCCCGTCGAGCTGCCCACCGACCGGGTCCGCTCGGCGGTCCGCGACGCCCGCGGCGGCAACGTCGTCGTCGAGGTGGCGCCGGAGATCGGCCGGGCCGTCACCGAACTGGCCGGCCGGCACGGCGCGACCCCGTTCATGGTGATGCTCGCCGCGTTCCAGGTGCTGCTGCGGCGCTGGACCGGCCGCGACGACCTCGCGGTGGGGACCCCGGTCGCCGGGCGCACCCGCCAGGAGACGGAGGACATGGTCGGGTTCTTCACCAACAACCTCGTGATCCGCAGCGACCTCGGCGGCAACCCGGCCTTCACGGAGCTGCTGCAACAGGTCCGCGGCACGGTGCTCGACGCCTTCGCCCACCAGGACGTGCCGTTCGAGCACCTCGTCGACGCGCTGCGGCCGGAGCGGGACCTGTCCCGCAACCCGCTGTTCCAGATCATGTTCGAGCACCAGCACCTGGCAGGCGTCCCCGACCGGCTCGGCGCGGTCGCCGTGGAGCCGGTCCGCGCCGGACTGGAGATCGCCAAGTTCGACCTCACCGTGACCGTCAAGGAGCGCGGCGGGCGCATGTACTGCTGGTTCGAGTACGCGACCGCGCTCTTCGACCGGGAGACCGTCGAGCGGTTGGCGGGCCACTACCTGACCCTGATCGGCAGCGTCACGGCCGCACCCGGCGCGCGGATCAGCGAACTGGACATGCTCACCGAGGACGAGCGGCACCGCGCCCTCACCGCCTGGGCCGACCCGCAGTCCGGGCGGACCGCCCTGCTGGACCCGGTCGAGGAACACGGGCTGTGCGTGCCGGAACTCTTCGCCCGGCAGGTCCGGCGGGCCCCGGACGCCATCGCCGTGATCTTCGGCGACCAGCAGGTCAGCTACGCAGAACTCGACGCGCGCGCCGACCGGTTCGCCGCCCGCCTGCGCTCCCTCGGCGTCACCGCCGAGACAGTCGTCGGCTCCTGCCTGGAACGCGGCGTGGAGGCGGTGGTGGTGCTGCTCGCCGTGCTGAAGGCCGGCGGCGTGTACGTGCCGTTCGACCCGCAGCACCCCGCGGAGCGGCTGGACCTCATGCTCACCGACGCCGGCCCGGAACTCGTCGTCACCACCCGCGCGTTCACCGGCCGGCTGACCGGCGCCCACCGGATCGTCCTGGCCGACGCCGACGCCGACGCCTACGCCGACGCCCGGGACGAACCCGGCACCGCACCCGGCGGCCCGGAACCCGTCCCGCCCCGGCCGGAGAACCTCGCCTACGTCATCTACACCTCCGGCTCGACCGGCCGCCCCAAGGGCGTCATGATCGAGCACCGCTCGTACGCCCACCACTGCCGGGTGATCGCCGACGCGTACGGGATCGTCCCCGGCGAACGGGTGGCACTGCTGTCCGCACTCACCTTCGACGTGGCGATGGACCAGATCGCGGCGACCCTGGTGGCCGGCGCCACCGTCGTGGTCGCCGACCCGGTGTTCTGGACCCCGGCCGAACTGCCCGCCCGGCTCGCCGAGCACGGCGTCACCGTCCTGGAGATCACCCCCTCCTACTACCGGGCCGTCCTGGAGTCGCCCGACCTGCACCTGCTGCACTCGCTGAAGCTGATGAACGTCGGCAGCGACGTGGTCACCGGCCTGGACGCGCGGCGCTGGGCGGAGACCGGCCTGCCCGCCCGCTTCCTGTGCAACTACGGGCCGACCGAGGCCACCGTCACCTGCCTGCTGCACCCCGTCCCGCAGGCACCCGCGGAGGGGGACGCGGACGGCGCCCTGCCGCTCGGCCGGCCCGTACCCGGCACCCGGGCCCACATCCTGGACGCGGACCTGCGGCCCGTCCCGGTCGGCGTGCCCGGCGAGCTGTACCTCGGCGGCGTCCGGCTGGCCCGCGGCTACCACCGCCGGCCGGACCTCACCGCCGAGCGGTTCGTCCCCGACCCCTTCGCCGCCGAGCCCGGCCGGCGCCTGTACCGCACCGGCGACCTGGCCCGCCACCGGCCGGACGGCACCATCGAGTTCCTCGGCCGGATCGACCACCAGGTCAAGGTCCGCGGCCTGCGCATCGAACTCGGCGAGATCGAGGCGGCCCTCGCCCGGCACCCCGCCCTCCAGGAGGCGGTGGTCACCGCCCCGCAGACGGCCCCCGGCGAACGCCGGCTCGCCGCCTACCTGGTGGCGCGTCCCGGCAGCCCCATGCCCGACGTGGCCGAACTGCGCGGACACCTTCGCGCCCTCCTGCCCGAGTACATGATCCCCTCGGCGTGGGTGCCGCTCGACGCGTTCCCGCTGACGGCCAGCAAGAAGATCGACCGCAAGGCCCTGCCGGACGCCTCGACCGCCCTGGCCGGCGGCGCCCGCGACCACGTGGCCCCGCGCGACCCCGCCGAGGAGGCCGTCGCCGCGATCTGGTCCGAGGTTCTGGGCGTGGAGCGGATCGGCGTCCAGGACGACTTCTTCGCCCTGGGCGGGCACTCGCTGCTGGCCACCCGGGTGCTGGCCCGGCTCCGCGAGACGTTCGCCGTCGAGCTGCCGCTGCGCCTGCTGTTCGAGGCCACCACCGTGGCCCGGCTCTCCGAGGCGGTGTCCGAGGCCGTGGAGGCCGAGATCACCGCGCTCACCGACCACGAAGTGGCGGGTCTGCTCGCCGAGGAAGGCCTCCGATGA